One region of uncultured Sulfurimonas sp. genomic DNA includes:
- a CDS encoding aminoacetone oxidase family FAD-binding enzyme: MKIYDVIILGAGASGLMCSAHLNKNLNVAIVEINAKIAQKLKVSGGGKCNITNVSVSSENFDGDLNLISSVLERYSKEDLLNFLQKNSLVPVLRKDRYYFCKNSSDEIINILKKLTKHQELVLNQEILEVTKKDNIFEVKTKRGILKASRVVVASGGKSFQTLGASDIGLKIAKSFNLKVKEFTPALVGFTLQKDQFWMKSLSGLSCYVHIKVDDKVLDEDLLFAHKGISGPAVLSASLYWKKGNISIDFLPNKNILNLIKGSKKLVSSVIPLPKRLSVELLKAMDVKDVECKKLTKEAKEKLMCIHNYEFAPAGNFGFTKAEVSRGGVCADELHFESLESKSVENLHFIGEVVDVTGELGGYNFQWAFSSGVVCAREINNTL; the protein is encoded by the coding sequence ATGAAAATATATGATGTAATAATTTTAGGAGCAGGAGCAAGTGGTCTTATGTGCTCAGCTCATTTAAACAAAAATTTAAATGTTGCAATAGTAGAAATCAATGCAAAAATAGCTCAAAAGTTAAAAGTTTCTGGTGGTGGTAAATGTAACATCACAAATGTAAGTGTTAGTAGTGAAAATTTTGATGGAGATTTGAATCTAATTTCTAGTGTTTTAGAGCGTTACTCAAAAGAAGATTTACTAAATTTTTTGCAAAAAAACTCTTTAGTGCCAGTGCTAAGAAAAGATAGATATTATTTTTGTAAGAACTCTTCTGATGAGATAATAAATATTTTGAAAAAACTTACTAAACATCAAGAGTTGGTTTTAAATCAAGAGATTTTAGAAGTTACAAAAAAAGATAATATTTTTGAGGTAAAGACTAAGCGTGGAATTTTAAAAGCTTCAAGAGTTGTAGTTGCAAGTGGTGGTAAAAGTTTTCAAACTCTTGGTGCTAGTGATATTGGTTTAAAGATAGCTAAAAGTTTTAATCTTAAAGTAAAAGAGTTTACTCCTGCTCTTGTTGGTTTTACTCTTCAAAAAGATCAGTTTTGGATGAAAAGTTTGAGTGGACTGAGTTGTTATGTTCATATCAAAGTTGATGATAAAGTTTTGGATGAAGATTTACTTTTTGCACATAAAGGCATTAGTGGACCAGCTGTTTTATCGGCATCTCTATATTGGAAAAAGGGAAATATTTCTATAGATTTTTTGCCAAATAAAAATATACTCAATCTAATAAAAGGTAGCAAAAAACTTGTTAGTTCAGTTATTCCTTTGCCAAAAAGGCTCTCCGTTGAACTCTTAAAAGCAATGGATGTCAAAGATGTAGAGTGTAAAAAACTTACAAAAGAAGCAAAAGAAAAACTGATGTGCATCCATAATTATGAGTTTGCACCAGCTGGAAATTTTGGTTTTACTAAAGCAGAAGTAAGTAGAGGCGGTGTTTGTGCGGATGAGTTACATTTTGAATCTTTAGAATCAAAAAGTGTTGAAAATTTACACTTTATAGGTGAGGTTGTCGATGTGACAGGAGAACTTGGGGGTTATAACTTCCAATGGGCTTTTAGTAGTGGTGTAGTTTGTGCAAGAGAGATAAACAATACTCTTTAA
- the pckA gene encoding phosphoenolpyruvate carboxykinase (ATP) has translation MQLAELEELGLKNIGQVFHNLSYDELIKHELENGECAQTKKGATAVDTGIFTGRSPKDKYFVDCDPSNKYIAWGDVNQKVSASVFAELLEVAQEQLSNKDLYVTDVFCGSSAASKRSVRFVSEIAWQSHFVKNMFIRPTASELEIFKSDFTVLNACKAVNKKWKEHGLHSEVFVLFDVENNLAIIGGTWYGGEMKKGIFSMMNYWLPLEGKLPMHCSANVGENGDTALFFGLSGTGKTTLSTDPHRALIGDDEHGWDNHGVFNFEGGCYAKVINLDGKSEPEIYNAIRTNALLENIVMYGEGEVDYEDGSKTENTRVSYPIEHIDNHKKDLMAGHPQNIIFLTADAFGVLPPVSKLTKEQAMYYFLSGYTAKVAGTERGITEPVATFSACFGEAFLPLHPTVYADLLGKKIDEHGVNVYLVNTGWTGGGYGVGKRMSIKDTRACINAILDGSIKDSEFVTTKTFRLHVPTTLGDINPEILNPRNAWEDKNLFDNTRDKLAKMFIKNYTKYQDGEHTDYAPYGPSIDL, from the coding sequence ATGCAATTAGCTGAGTTAGAAGAATTAGGATTAAAAAATATTGGTCAGGTTTTCCATAATCTGAGTTATGATGAATTGATAAAACATGAGCTTGAAAATGGCGAGTGTGCTCAAACAAAAAAAGGTGCTACTGCTGTTGATACAGGAATTTTTACTGGTCGTAGCCCTAAGGATAAATATTTTGTTGATTGTGACCCATCAAATAAATATATTGCATGGGGTGATGTAAATCAAAAAGTTTCTGCGAGTGTTTTTGCAGAATTATTAGAAGTTGCTCAAGAGCAACTTTCAAACAAAGACCTCTATGTTACAGATGTTTTTTGTGGTTCTTCTGCTGCATCAAAAAGATCAGTTCGTTTTGTATCTGAAATAGCTTGGCAATCACACTTTGTAAAAAATATGTTCATTCGCCCAACTGCTTCAGAACTAGAAATTTTCAAATCAGACTTCACAGTTTTAAATGCGTGTAAAGCTGTAAATAAAAAGTGGAAAGAACATGGCCTACATTCTGAAGTATTTGTACTTTTTGATGTTGAAAATAATTTAGCGATTATTGGTGGTACTTGGTACGGTGGTGAGATGAAAAAAGGAATTTTTTCTATGATGAACTACTGGTTACCACTAGAAGGTAAACTTCCTATGCATTGTTCTGCAAATGTTGGAGAAAATGGAGACACTGCACTTTTCTTTGGACTAAGCGGAACAGGTAAAACTACTCTTAGTACTGATCCTCATCGTGCTCTTATTGGAGATGATGAACATGGCTGGGATAATCATGGTGTATTTAACTTTGAGGGTGGATGTTATGCAAAAGTAATCAACCTTGATGGAAAAAGTGAACCAGAAATTTATAATGCCATAAGAACTAATGCTCTACTTGAAAACATAGTTATGTATGGTGAGGGTGAAGTTGATTATGAAGATGGAAGTAAAACAGAAAATACTCGTGTTTCTTACCCTATAGAACATATAGATAATCACAAAAAAGATTTAATGGCAGGTCATCCTCAAAATATTATCTTCTTAACAGCAGATGCTTTTGGAGTTCTTCCTCCTGTATCTAAACTGACAAAAGAACAAGCAATGTACTACTTCTTAAGTGGTTATACTGCAAAAGTTGCAGGAACTGAGCGCGGAATTACTGAGCCGGTAGCAACTTTTAGTGCTTGTTTTGGTGAAGCATTTTTACCTCTACATCCAACAGTTTATGCAGATCTTCTTGGTAAAAAAATAGATGAACATGGTGTAAATGTATATCTTGTTAACACTGGTTGGACTGGTGGCGGATATGGTGTTGGTAAGAGAATGAGCATTAAAGATACTCGTGCTTGTATTAACGCTATTTTAGATGGTAGCATTAAGGATAGTGAGTTTGTTACTACCAAAACATTTAGACTACACGTTCCAACAACTCTTGGTGATATTAATCCTGAGATATTAAATCCTCGTAATGCTTGGGAAGATAAAAATTTATTTGATAATACTAGAGATAAACTAGCAAAAATGTTTATTAAAAATTATACTAAATATCAAGATGGAGAACATACAGATTATGCTCCATACGGACCATCTATAGATTTATAA
- a CDS encoding DedA family protein, producing MEDTFSNLATYGYIGLFLYSLGGGFVAIIGAGVLSFMGKMDLTTSITIAFFANALGDFLLFYMARYQKSMMMDGLRKHRRKLALAHVMMKKNGSWIVLIQKFVYGIKTLIPIAIGLTKYDFKRFAILNVLSAGVWALVFGLGSYYSGSALVKLAEIISEKPWIAPLILVVFGGSLWFYMEKATKKK from the coding sequence ATGGAAGATACATTTAGTAATTTAGCAACTTATGGATATATAGGACTTTTTCTTTACTCACTTGGTGGTGGGTTTGTTGCAATTATCGGTGCTGGAGTCTTGTCTTTTATGGGTAAGATGGATTTAACAACATCTATAACTATCGCTTTTTTTGCAAATGCTTTAGGCGACTTTTTACTATTTTATATGGCGCGATATCAAAAAAGCATGATGATGGATGGTTTGCGTAAACATAGACGTAAATTAGCACTTGCTCATGTTATGATGAAAAAAAATGGCTCTTGGATTGTACTGATTCAAAAGTTTGTATATGGTATAAAAACTTTGATTCCTATTGCTATAGGTCTTACAAAATATGATTTTAAAAGATTTGCTATCTTAAATGTTCTTAGTGCTGGTGTTTGGGCATTGGTTTTTGGATTAGGAAGTTATTACTCTGGAAGTGCTTTAGTAAAGCTTGCTGAGATTATAAGTGAGAAGCCTTGGATAGCACCTCTTATTTTGGTAGTCTTTGGAGGATCTTTATGGTTTTATATGGAAAAGGCTACAAAGAAAAAGTAG
- the uvrB gene encoding excinuclease ABC subunit UvrB has product MKKKPEFKVESPYQPAGDQPQAIEILSKSILDGNRYQTLEGVTGSGKTHTMARVIENVKMPTIIMTHNKTLAAQLYSEFREFFPHNHVEYFVSYYDYYQPEAYIPRQDLFIEKDSAINDELERMRLSSTANLLSYDDVIVIASVSANYGLGDPQEYMNMVQSLEVGDEIPQKKLLLRLVEMGYSRNDTYFDSGHIRVNGESLDVYPPYFEQEAIRIEFFGDEIEAIYTFDVIDNKRLEDHKKFTVYATSQFSVSQEKMAIAIKRIEEELDERLAFFQKEGKLLEHQRLKQRVEFDLEMLQTTGMCKGVENYSRLLTNKKAGEAPFTLLDYFAQKNEEYLVIVDESHVSLPQYRGMYAGDRARKEVLVEYGFRLPSALDNRPLKADEYINKAPHYLFVSATPAEYELEMSSAKAEQIIRPTGLLDPILEIKPSDNQVEDIHDEIKKITLKNERVLITVLTKKMAEALTKYLADLGIKVQYMHSDIDTIERNQIIRALRLGEFDVLIGINLLREGLDLPEVSLVAILDADKEGFLRSETALIQTIGRGARNSNGRVILYANKITKSMQKAIDTTTHRREIQEAHNKEHGITPTTTIRKLDANLKVEDYGGIYQKHKKMDKMPASEKKALTKELSLKMKQAAKELNFEEAARLRDEIMKIKQL; this is encoded by the coding sequence ATGAAAAAGAAACCTGAATTTAAAGTAGAATCTCCTTATCAACCAGCTGGTGATCAGCCCCAAGCGATAGAAATTCTTAGTAAATCTATACTAGATGGAAATCGCTACCAAACACTTGAAGGTGTAACAGGTAGTGGGAAAACGCATACTATGGCGCGTGTTATAGAAAATGTGAAGATGCCAACCATCATTATGACTCATAACAAAACATTAGCCGCTCAACTTTACTCAGAATTTAGAGAGTTTTTTCCACACAATCATGTTGAGTATTTTGTCTCTTACTATGACTATTATCAGCCTGAAGCTTACATACCTAGACAAGATTTATTTATAGAAAAAGATAGTGCTATAAATGATGAACTTGAACGCATGAGACTCTCTTCAACTGCAAATCTTTTAAGTTATGATGATGTTATAGTCATAGCATCTGTCTCTGCAAACTACGGTTTAGGTGACCCACAAGAATATATGAATATGGTTCAGTCTTTAGAAGTTGGAGATGAAATCCCACAGAAAAAACTTCTTCTTCGTTTAGTAGAGATGGGATACAGTCGAAACGATACATATTTTGACAGTGGGCATATTCGAGTAAATGGAGAGAGTTTAGATGTTTATCCACCCTATTTTGAACAAGAAGCTATCCGCATCGAGTTTTTTGGAGATGAGATAGAAGCTATATACACTTTTGATGTCATAGACAATAAAAGACTTGAAGACCATAAAAAGTTCACTGTTTACGCGACTTCACAATTTAGTGTAAGTCAAGAAAAAATGGCAATTGCTATTAAGCGCATCGAAGAAGAGTTAGATGAAAGACTTGCCTTTTTTCAAAAAGAGGGAAAACTCTTAGAGCATCAAAGACTAAAACAAAGAGTTGAATTTGACCTTGAGATGCTACAAACCACAGGTATGTGTAAAGGAGTTGAGAACTACTCAAGACTTCTTACAAACAAAAAAGCAGGAGAAGCACCTTTTACTCTGCTTGATTATTTTGCACAAAAAAATGAAGAGTATCTCGTTATAGTAGATGAATCTCATGTTTCTCTTCCACAATACCGCGGTATGTATGCAGGAGATAGAGCTAGAAAAGAAGTACTTGTTGAGTATGGTTTTAGACTTCCAAGTGCCTTAGATAACAGACCTCTAAAAGCAGATGAGTACATAAACAAAGCTCCACATTATCTCTTTGTATCAGCTACTCCTGCTGAGTATGAACTAGAGATGTCAAGCGCAAAAGCAGAGCAAATCATACGCCCAACAGGTCTTCTTGACCCAATTTTAGAGATAAAACCATCTGATAATCAAGTTGAAGATATTCACGATGAGATAAAAAAGATAACTCTTAAAAATGAGAGAGTTCTTATAACCGTTCTGACAAAAAAAATGGCAGAAGCTCTTACAAAATATCTTGCAGATTTAGGCATAAAAGTTCAGTATATGCACTCTGATATAGATACAATTGAGAGAAACCAAATCATCCGAGCACTTAGACTTGGTGAGTTTGATGTCCTCATAGGTATAAACCTGCTTCGTGAGGGTTTAGATCTCCCTGAAGTATCTCTTGTAGCGATTTTAGATGCTGATAAAGAGGGATTTTTAAGAAGTGAGACTGCGCTTATCCAAACCATAGGTCGTGGAGCTAGAAATTCAAATGGCAGAGTTATACTCTATGCAAATAAAATAACAAAATCGATGCAAAAAGCTATAGATACTACTACTCATAGAAGAGAGATTCAAGAAGCTCACAACAAAGAGCATGGAATCACTCCAACCACAACTATTCGTAAATTAGATGCAAATCTAAAAGTAGAAGATTATGGCGGTATTTACCAAAAGCATAAAAAAATGGATAAAATGCCAGCATCTGAAAAGAAAGCTTTAACAAAAGAGCTATCTTTAAAAATGAAGCAAGCCGCAAAAGAGTTAAACTTTGAAGAAGCTGCAAGACTTCGTGATGAGATTATGAAAATAAAACAACTTTAA
- a CDS encoding EAL domain-containing protein codes for MNKNNTFIIFSFIFLFFSDILVANQRVTLQLSWLHQFQFAGFYMAKEKGFYRDANLDVYIKEFTYDLNRATYLKEKKADFAIGRSSLLIDQAQGEDVVALGAIYQKSPLMLLVTKDSGIKELGDLKDKKIMVTDDAKDSVAITAMLHANGLNLNDVQIQNHSFNVNDLIENKTDAMASYISNEPVALGNKNIEYKIFHPKDYGFDFYGDILYTSSRYINSNPKIVKDFFDASLKGWEYALENINEAVEVIYDKYNTQNKTKSDLLKEANELRKLVYENGDKKFGSLDKLKLQKIVDVYKVLGLINRDIDLDKFIYEHNPYKTYAFELSKLEIIYFVIISLCIIFLLVILFILYSTKSKLLVTNSQLLNEVKSSEQALDKSYETLHKLTENIPGAIYKYRLYLDGKTTFSYVSKGIEDMYEVLTKDILEDENLLFNNVHPDDLNMLEVSIKESAQTMKEWNIEYRVNLPKKGLRWFHGKAKPEKLEDGSILWYGVISDVTQMYEIQNAYKQERDLNELYLNTVDVLIVALDTKGRVTMLNRKGEELLGYKEEELLGKVWFEIGVLPEDIVLDVKEFFTGIINVNQSLKEELQHALITKDKKELIFSFRTSFLYDDEKNCIGILSSGMDITQKVVVENELIKQKDILYHQAHHDSLTGLPNRTLFNDRLEKAIQTAKRNKTKIALLFIDLDHFKEINDSLGHNYGDEILKSVSKKLDATIRDEDTLARLGGDEFTIILEELSHTQDASKIANKILDSLSQAFIVANHTLYVSCSIGISIYPDDGLSALNLLKFADSAMYKAKDEGRNNYQYYNSSMTELAFERVVMETSLRMALKNEEFVVFYQPQINGATDKLIGMEALVRWQHPTMGLVSPIKFISLAESTGLIVELDRYVMKTAMTQVANWYKSGLNPGILAINLTIQQLKQDDFVYVLQNLIKETGCKAEWLELEVTENQIMTNPDEAIKILEQISDMGIELAIDDFGTGYSSLAYLKRLPIDKLKIDQAFIRNLPDDEEDSAIAKAIIALGQSLYLKVIAEGVETKAQKDFLIENECENIQGYFYSKALPTKEIEVLLKK; via the coding sequence ATGAATAAAAATAATACATTTATAATTTTTTCTTTTATATTTCTGTTTTTTAGTGACATACTTGTTGCAAATCAAAGAGTTACTTTACAACTAAGTTGGTTGCATCAGTTTCAATTTGCTGGTTTTTATATGGCTAAGGAAAAAGGTTTTTATAGAGATGCTAACTTAGATGTATATATAAAAGAATTTACTTATGATTTAAATAGAGCTACTTATCTTAAAGAAAAAAAAGCTGACTTTGCTATTGGCAGATCTTCTTTGCTCATAGATCAAGCTCAAGGAGAAGATGTAGTTGCCTTAGGAGCTATTTATCAAAAATCTCCACTAATGTTGTTAGTTACTAAAGATAGTGGCATCAAAGAGTTAGGCGACTTAAAAGATAAAAAAATAATGGTTACTGATGATGCAAAAGATTCGGTTGCAATTACAGCCATGTTACACGCAAATGGTTTAAATCTTAATGATGTACAAATTCAAAATCATAGTTTTAATGTCAATGATTTAATTGAAAATAAGACAGATGCGATGGCTTCATATATATCAAACGAGCCTGTGGCATTGGGAAATAAAAACATAGAATATAAAATATTTCATCCTAAAGATTATGGTTTTGATTTTTATGGAGATATTCTTTATACATCATCAAGATATATAAATAGCAATCCAAAAATAGTAAAAGATTTTTTTGATGCCTCATTGAAAGGGTGGGAGTATGCACTTGAAAATATAAATGAAGCGGTTGAAGTTATTTATGATAAATACAATACTCAAAATAAAACTAAAAGTGACTTGTTAAAAGAAGCAAATGAGTTAAGAAAATTAGTATATGAAAATGGTGATAAAAAATTTGGATCTTTAGATAAACTAAAATTGCAAAAGATTGTAGATGTGTATAAAGTTTTAGGTCTAATAAATCGTGATATTGATTTGGACAAATTTATATATGAACATAATCCTTATAAAACTTATGCTTTTGAATTGTCAAAATTAGAAATAATTTATTTTGTAATAATAAGTTTATGTATCATCTTTTTATTGGTAATATTATTCATTCTTTATTCTACAAAATCAAAATTATTAGTGACAAATTCTCAGTTATTAAACGAAGTAAAAAGTTCAGAACAAGCACTTGATAAAAGTTATGAAACACTTCATAAATTAACAGAAAATATCCCAGGAGCTATTTATAAATATAGACTTTATTTAGATGGAAAAACAACTTTTTCTTATGTAAGTAAGGGTATAGAAGATATGTATGAAGTATTGACAAAAGATATTCTTGAAGATGAAAATTTACTCTTTAATAATGTGCATCCAGATGATTTAAATATGCTTGAAGTTTCAATAAAAGAATCAGCACAAACAATGAAAGAGTGGAATATAGAATACAGGGTAAATCTACCAAAAAAAGGTCTGCGTTGGTTTCATGGAAAAGCAAAACCAGAAAAACTTGAAGATGGTAGTATTTTATGGTATGGCGTTATTAGTGATGTGACGCAGATGTATGAGATTCAAAATGCGTATAAACAAGAACGAGATCTTAATGAACTCTATCTCAATACTGTAGATGTTTTGATAGTGGCTTTAGATACCAAGGGTAGAGTAACAATGCTCAACCGAAAAGGAGAAGAACTTCTTGGTTACAAAGAAGAAGAACTTTTGGGTAAGGTATGGTTTGAAATAGGAGTGCTTCCTGAAGATATTGTTCTTGATGTAAAAGAGTTTTTCACTGGCATAATCAATGTAAACCAATCTTTAAAAGAAGAGCTTCAACACGCATTGATTACTAAAGATAAAAAAGAGTTGATATTTAGTTTTCGCACTTCATTTCTTTATGATGATGAAAAAAATTGTATAGGAATTTTAAGTTCAGGTATGGATATCACTCAAAAAGTAGTGGTAGAAAATGAGTTAATAAAGCAAAAAGATATACTATATCACCAAGCACACCACGACTCATTAACAGGACTTCCAAATAGAACTCTTTTTAACGACAGACTAGAAAAAGCCATCCAAACAGCAAAACGAAATAAAACAAAAATAGCATTGCTTTTTATTGACTTAGACCACTTTAAAGAAATCAATGATTCTTTAGGTCATAACTATGGTGATGAGATTTTAAAAAGTGTTAGCAAGAAACTAGATGCAACCATTAGAGATGAAGATACTCTAGCAAGATTGGGTGGAGATGAATTTACTATTATTTTAGAGGAGTTGTCTCATACTCAAGATGCATCTAAGATTGCAAACAAGATACTAGATTCTTTATCTCAAGCATTTATTGTTGCTAATCATACTCTTTATGTTTCATGTAGTATTGGTATAAGCATCTATCCTGATGATGGTTTATCTGCTTTAAATCTTTTAAAATTTGCTGATTCTGCTATGTATAAAGCAAAAGATGAGGGAAGAAACAACTATCAGTACTACAACTCAAGCATGACTGAACTTGCATTTGAGAGAGTTGTTATGGAGACAAGTTTAAGAATGGCATTGAAAAATGAAGAGTTTGTAGTTTTTTATCAACCTCAAATCAATGGAGCTACAGATAAACTTATAGGCATGGAAGCATTGGTTAGATGGCAGCATCCAACAATGGGATTAGTTTCACCGATTAAGTTTATATCTCTTGCAGAGTCAACAGGACTTATAGTTGAGTTGGATAGATATGTAATGAAAACAGCTATGACTCAAGTAGCTAATTGGTATAAAAGTGGATTAAATCCAGGTATTCTTGCTATAAATTTAACTATTCAGCAACTAAAACAAGATGATTTTGTTTATGTGTTACAAAACTTAATAAAAGAAACCGGTTGTAAAGCAGAGTGGTTAGAACTCGAAGTTACTGAAAATCAGATTATGACCAATCCTGATGAAGCTATAAAAATATTAGAACAAATTAGTGATATGGGAATAGAGTTGGCAATTGATGATTTTGGAACAGGTTATTCATCTTTGGCATATCTTAAAAGATTACCTATAGATAAACTAAAAATAGATCAAGCTTTTATACGAAACTTACCAGATGATGAAGAAGACTCAGCCATCGCAAAAGCGATTATAGCACTTGGGCAAAGTTTATATTTAAAAGTAATAGCTGAGGGTGTTGAAACAAAAGCACAAAAGGATTTTCTAATAGAAAATGAATGTGAGAATATTCAAGGGTACTTTTACTCTAAAGCACTACCTACTAAAGAAATAGAAGTGCTATTAAAGAAGTAA
- a CDS encoding ABC transporter permease has product MKIFFIILAKELISFMRSVMLVIVVLYSFTVDVYVAGSGIEIKPKNVTVGYVDDTGGGISKKILSRLHKPEFKEPIAYKSQELLSDAIFNKDILVGLVFDSDFEKKYRQNEVAKLNILIDATAASQGLTTLSYLQNIILDFEKLDIPIDIKSHKLFNQNADNHQFMALTELLSIITMLIVILTAIAFVKEKEDGTWDIMLLMPVNPKIIILAKSMSQVLIVMIGVILCLGFVIFGAFDTPINGSFWLFILFTFIYAFCSAGIGLFVAAISKDVMQVAQLSIVIMMPLIFLSGAWTPVYAMHPIFQKLSLISPLRYYIEGSESLFYRGTSFVDMMPYFGGVLVLGIILYWYGFRKIGKLF; this is encoded by the coding sequence ATGAAAATATTTTTTATAATCTTAGCAAAAGAGCTTATAAGCTTTATGCGTTCAGTAATGCTTGTTATTGTAGTTTTATACTCTTTTACTGTTGATGTTTATGTAGCAGGTAGCGGTATAGAGATAAAACCAAAAAATGTAACTGTTGGATATGTGGATGATACAGGCGGAGGAATTAGCAAAAAAATCCTCTCAAGACTTCATAAGCCTGAATTTAAAGAACCTATAGCATACAAATCCCAAGAACTTTTAAGCGATGCAATATTTAACAAAGATATATTAGTAGGTTTAGTTTTTGATTCAGATTTTGAAAAAAAATATCGACAAAATGAAGTTGCAAAATTAAATATTTTAATAGATGCAACCGCAGCTTCACAAGGCTTAACTACACTTTCATATCTTCAAAATATTATATTAGATTTTGAAAAACTAGATATTCCCATAGATATAAAATCTCATAAGTTGTTTAATCAAAATGCAGATAATCATCAGTTTATGGCTCTAACAGAACTACTCTCTATTATAACGATGCTCATTGTTATTTTAACCGCCATTGCTTTTGTAAAAGAAAAAGAAGATGGAACATGGGATATTATGCTTTTAATGCCTGTAAATCCAAAAATAATTATTTTAGCAAAGAGTATGTCTCAGGTATTGATAGTTATGATAGGAGTTATACTCTGTCTTGGATTTGTAATCTTTGGGGCTTTTGACACTCCCATAAATGGTTCTTTTTGGCTCTTTATTTTATTTACTTTTATCTATGCATTTTGTAGTGCTGGAATAGGTTTATTTGTAGCAGCTATAAGCAAAGATGTTATGCAAGTAGCTCAACTCTCCATTGTAATAATGATGCCACTTATCTTTTTAAGTGGAGCTTGGACACCTGTATATGCCATGCATCCAATCTTTCAAAAACTCTCTCTTATATCTCCTCTTCGTTATTATATTGAGGGGAGTGAAAGCCTCTTTTACAGAGGGACATCTTTTGTAGATATGATGCCATATTTTGGTGGAGTTCTTGTACTTGGGATTATTTTATATTGGTATGGTTTTAGAAAAATTGGAAAACTATTTTAA
- a CDS encoding ABC transporter permease — MKIRTIKAYMLKEFMELYRTRLIVMVYLMPLMIVVLFGYGIRMDVTQARILIIDNDQSQLSRKLTTAFEHTKYFNAKTSYMNETEALRTIKQAKTDVILIIPSSFEKNLYKGLNSELGVFIDAAFPTRASTLESYVQGEILSVASSVTQNLPSQTKGTIELNYRSLFNQAMRDEDAIIPGLIGLVLLVAPAILAALLIVKEKEKGTIFNFYASPLSKGEFLLAKILPVFILHSLNIFILFLVAIYLFEVPFRGSFLLYWLSSELYIMISLSIGMLISVITKKQIVAVVLTVIITILPGFLYSGMLMPISSMSGASKIEAHLFPVMYYNHIIYDTFLISQGLASQKILLYLCILIGFLLLLFSSGVLLLKKEMK, encoded by the coding sequence ATGAAAATAAGAACCATAAAAGCATATATGCTTAAAGAGTTTATGGAACTCTATAGAACAAGATTGATAGTTATGGTTTACTTGATGCCACTTATGATAGTCGTACTCTTTGGATATGGCATCAGAATGGATGTAACACAAGCAAGAATTTTAATCATAGACAACGATCAAAGTCAGCTCTCAAGAAAACTAACTACTGCTTTTGAACATACTAAATACTTTAATGCAAAAACAAGCTATATGAATGAAACAGAGGCTTTAAGAACCATTAAACAAGCTAAAACGGATGTAATATTAATCATTCCAAGTTCTTTTGAAAAAAATCTCTATAAAGGGCTAAATAGTGAACTTGGAGTCTTTATAGATGCAGCTTTTCCAACTCGTGCTAGCACACTAGAATCTTACGTTCAAGGTGAGATTTTAAGTGTAGCATCTAGCGTAACACAAAATCTACCAAGCCAAACAAAAGGAACCATAGAACTAAACTACAGAAGTCTTTTTAATCAAGCCATGCGTGATGAAGATGCTATAATCCCAGGACTTATAGGTCTAGTTCTTTTGGTAGCACCAGCTATTTTAGCAGCACTTTTGATAGTTAAAGAAAAAGAAAAAGGTACTATATTTAACTTTTATGCATCGCCTCTAAGTAAAGGTGAATTTCTTTTAGCAAAAATACTACCTGTTTTTATACTACATTCACTAAATATATTTATACTATTTTTAGTAGCAATTTATCTCTTTGAAGTTCCATTTAGAGGTAGTTTTTTGCTCTATTGGCTCTCTAGTGAATTATATATTATGATTAGTTTATCCATTGGGATGCTCATTTCAGTTATAACAAAAAAACAGATTGTAGCTGTTGTTTTAACAGTAATCATAACTATATTGCCTGGTTTTTTATACTCAGGAATGTTAATGCCTATCTCTTCGATGAGTGGTGCATCTAAGATTGAAGCGCATCTATTTCCTGTTATGTACTACAATCATATTATATATGACACTTTTTTAATCTCTCAAGGACTTGCATCACAAAAAATCTTATTATATCTATGCATCTTGATAGGATTTTTACTTTTACTTTTTAGCAGTGGCGTACTACTACTAAAAAAAGAGATGAAGTAA